The Panthera uncia isolate 11264 chromosome C1 unlocalized genomic scaffold, Puncia_PCG_1.0 HiC_scaffold_3, whole genome shotgun sequence genome includes a region encoding these proteins:
- the GPR39 gene encoding G-protein coupled receptor 39, giving the protein MASHREPSSDCSYVIDHTHVPEFEVATWIKITLILVYLAIFVVGILGNSVTIRVTQVLQKKGYLQKEVTDHMVSLACSDILVFLVGMPMEFYSIIWNPLTTPSYAVSCKIHTFLFEACSYATLLHVLTLSFERYVAICHPFRYKAVSGPFQVKLLIGFVWVTSALVALPLLFAMGVEYPLVTVPNHWGLSCNVSRTRHHEQPETSNMSICTNLSNRWTVFQSSIFGAFVIYLLVLVSVAFMCWNMMQVLLRSSQGTLAGKGRRPQLNKSESEESKTARRQTIIFLSESWGEGGRG; this is encoded by the coding sequence ATGGCTTCGCACAGGGAGCCCAGCAGTGACTGCTCCTATGTCATCGATCACACCCACGTCCCCGAGTTCGAGGTGGCCACCTGGATCAAAATCACCCTCATCCTGGTGTACCTGGCCATCTTCGTGGTGGGCATTCTGGGGAATAGTGTCACCATTCGGGTCACCCAGGTGCTGCAGAAGAAAGGTTACTTGCAGAAGGAGGTGACGGATCACATGGTGAGCCTGGCTTGCTCGGACATCTTGGTCTTCCTCGTCGGCATGCCCATGGAGTTCTACAGCATCATCTGGAACCCCCTGACCACGCCCAGCTACGCCGTGTCCTGTAAGATTCACACTTTCCTCTTCGAGGCCTGCAGCTATGCCACGCTGCTGCACGTGCTGACGCTCAGCTTTGAGCGCTACGTTGCCATCTGCCACCCCTTCAGGTACAAGGCTGTGTCGGGGCCCTTCCAGGTGAAGCTGCTGATTGGCTTCGTCTGGGTCACCTCCGCCCTGGTGGCGTTGCCTCTGCTTTTTGCCATGGGAGTCGAGTACCCCCTGGTGACCGTGCCCAATCACTGGGGTCTCTCCTGCAACGTCTCCCGCACGCGGCACCACGAGCAGCCGGAGACCTCCAACATGTCCATCTGTACCAACCTTTCCAACCGCTGGACTGTCTTCCAGTCCAGCATCTTCGGCGCCTTCGTCATCTACCTCTTGGTCCTGGTCTCTGTGGCGTTCATGTGCTGGAACATGATGCAGGTGCTTCTGAGGAGCAGCCAGGGCACGCTGGCCGGGAAGGGACGGCGGCCTCAGTTGAACAAGTCGGAGAGCGAGGAGAGCAAGACAGCCAGGAGGCAGACCATTATCTTCCTGAGTgagtcctggggggagggggggaggggataa